The following are encoded in a window of Cydia strobilella chromosome 1, ilCydStro3.1, whole genome shotgun sequence genomic DNA:
- the LOC134740988 gene encoding mucin-2 isoform X2, with amino-acid sequence MGAAGFEHREGRTLVKRLIPADSQPDLDLVEHQGVIGKAGVDFPAYPSIPNTGFNCKNVPTGYYADLETDCQVFHICDTSRKISFLCPNGTIFSQSHLICDWWFKVNCASAPALYESSAEYYSNEQKKSQKITQSLSKNIDLQQIADNSARAESRRSSVNVPSTTERLQRHRQRLQTEAPKATARSFHAFFAEVNPTLKTETTTNIDKRRRNLVQLIANNFGNAPARTTLPTYTESSTYRSDKAAGDYNSLKEMQVAAETASFTNNKNRQYLQDAYNKNYRPYPVYTPNLPNHQPLKLSKPKSNPTLTTLYNFRDKTLNNQGAKEVTITTKRPTLLPYTKSYSTTFNDRREPYTRPGISSLKEFLERERNKTLAPSTTEKVSQVTDRSDQFTQNVENTVSIVPKNNFESVTKIPQTTRNQYYVEPASDRISTVNLNQITTEPSYQERRERLLKKLNLERFQPTEPTVPTTLTEKYYGDLPNRPGLLVPPSLTPKTLHTLAIYYATALDNLSTTASPEEASEASTPTYEDYGAMEDALPALFSQHTINKYSKLFGHGTETSELLEDIKLDPNGTYNELADDLAVQQSQNPLATSPQIRELAQVFTHALSAYLQDPVQFRKVLSDIRPTHPSFGDMLSTTEESYNTEPTTTVNEDDDEILGFSDDNKVRSPFVSLRDGKSLNIATDYPAVSDDAGTTPSTINTEFVSTTVQPTTPKSPFRCCGRISASYTTASTPFARNTTPFSFTNTVASNVNTLANDSTDYTVTTTEDNYLGQRYGGFQNNSNNSPYGKEVLQTNAKPLTEYVEVTNLPSAWGVEPSSRGVDATIAPIPDSDNIFESKKIRTTTGIPETTPVYFTEADSSIELENEEELQRAHSQSFVTPQNNLRQGKQINLEESKTTVKKPSEELEAPTVSDISTTTVQTTAQPSTTIKEEVYTVTPTSDVFTSPESDKTSDFNWPTTFEYWQSTVIDPITLNDGLSPSAQEQGVSQIARQTNAWAQNTLTTPATETKTSEQAVSSSVFYESTTPRNVKEERAGKLVKDPTSTEPAQDITTIADTVVEKAKEIMGGMNATTTEKLMNVMKKTKSKTVRRLILLLVQTCDDDHNTTAEASKKALLEALMAVSQKDMDEITKEESAEDLSTTVADIEVKNYKRSDKVAALEEIRPKQFERRGKSINFDPSAINSLSSPSTTTTENIKTTTEFYTETTQAPRTTTTSRRGVKKFLVRTTPVEQKTTKSPVVDNPIAEARVAPPNEGPKTPADTRALELLRSLYTIAARWG; translated from the exons ATGGGCGCTGCTGGCTTTGAGCATCGCGAAGGTCGAACCTTGGTCAAGCGGCTCATCCCAGCTGACTCGCAGCCCGATTTGGATTTAGTGGAACATCAAG GAGTAATTGGCAAGGCGGGCGTAGACTTCCCAGCATACCCGAGCATCCCGAACACCGGCTTCAACTGCAAGAACGTGCCGACTGGTTACTACGCCGACCTGGAGACCGACTGCCAG GTGTTCCACATCTGCGACACGTCCCGCAAGATATCCTTCCTCTGCCCGAACGGTACCATCTTCAGCCAGTCGCACCTCATCTGTGACTGGTGGTTCAAGGTGAACTGCGCCTCCGCGCCTGCCCTCTATGAGTCCAGCGCCGAGTACTACTCCAACGAGCAAAAGAAATCTCAAAAGATCACCCAAAGTCTTAGCAAGAATATTGACCTCCAGCAAATTGCTGACAACAGCGCCAGGGCCGAATCTAGGAGGTCGTCGGTGAATGTCCCTAGTACAACTGAGAGACTGCAAAGACACAGGCAAAGATTACAAACTGAGGCACCTAAAGCAACCGCTAGAAGCTTTCATGCTTTCTTTGCTGAAGTTAACCCAACGTTGAAGACTGAAACCACGACAAACATCGACAAAAGAAGGAGAAACCTCGTGCAGTTGATAGCCAACAATTTTGGTAACGCACCTGCCAGGACTACCCTGCCTACTTACACGGAGTCGTCGACTTATAGAAGTGATAAGGCCGCAGGAGACTACAACAGCCTTAAGGAGATGCAAGTCGCAGCGGAGACTGCTTCGTTCACTAATAACAAAAATAGGCAATACTTACAAGATGCATACAATAAGAACTATCGCCCCTATCCAGTTTACACGCCCAATCTTCCCAACCACCAACCGCTCAAACTTAGCAAACCCAAAAGCAATCCTACTTTGACTACATTGTACAATTTTAGAGATAAAACTTTGAACAATCAAGGTGCTAAAGAAGTGACTATTACTACAAAACGACCAACCCTCTTACCCTACACGAAGAGTTATTCTACTACTTTCAATGACAGACGCGAACCTTACACGAGACCTGGAATATCTTCCCTGAAGGAATTTCTTGAAAGGGAAAGAAATAAGACTTTAGCGCCCAGTACTACGGAGAAGGTTTCTCAAGTTACAGATAGAAGTGATCAGTTTACTCAGAATGTAGAGAACACAGTGTCCATAGTACCGAAAAATAATTTCGAATCCGTAACCAAAATCCCACAAACAACAAGGAACCAGTACTATGTTGAACCCGCCAGCGACAGGATCTCAACTGTTAATCTCAACCAGATAACTACGGAACCGTCATACCAAGAGCGGAGGGAAAGGTTATTGAAGAAACTGAATTTAGAAAGATTCCAGCCAACTGAACCTACCGTTCCGACTACGCTCACTGAGAAATATTACGGCGACCTTCCAAATAGACCAGGTCTTCTCGTTCCACCGTCTCTAACTCCAAAGACTTTACACACTCTGGCTATCTACTACGCAACGGCTTTAGATAATCTGTCCACGACTGCATCTCCTGAAGAGGCTAGCGAAGCCAGCACACCGACATATGAAGACTATGGCGCCATGGAGGACGCTTTGCCAGCTCTGTTTAGCCAGCACACAATTAATAAATACAGCAAACTTTTTGGCCATGGTACAGAAACATCTGAATTATTAGAAGATATTAAACTAGACCCCAATGGTACGTACAATGAATTGGCCGATGACTTGGCTGTGCAGCAAAGTCAAAATCCTCTTGCTACCTCGCCTCAAATTAGGGAATTAGCTCAAGTATTCACACACGCATTATCGGCTTATTTGCAAGACCCTGTTCAATTTAGAAAAGTGCTTTCGGATATTCGTCCAACCCACCCATCTTTCGGTGACATGCTATCAACGACTGAAGAATCTTACAACACTGAGCCGACCACTACAGTCAAcgaagatgatgatgagataTTAGGATTTTCCGACGACAATAAAGTTAGGTCACCGTTTGTTTCTCTACGAGACGGCAAATCTCTGAATATTGCCACGGATTATCCGGCAGTATCAGACGACGCAGGGACCACACCCAGCACAATTAACACTGAATTTGTATCGACGACTGTGCAACCAACGACGCCTAAAAGTCCCTTCAGATGTTGCGGAAGAATATCAGCGTCTTACACTACTGCCTCTACTCCGTTTGCTCGTAACACCACTCCCTTCTCATTTACTAATACGGTTGCATCTAACGTAAACACTTTGGCAAACGACAGTACTGATTACACAGTAACCACAACGGAAGATAACTACTTGGGACAAAGATACGGTGGATTCCAAAACAACTCTAACAATTCTCCTTATGGTAAAGAGGTCTTACAAACTAATGCGAAACCTTTGACTGAGTACGTTGAAGTAACAAATCTGCCTTCTGCCTGGGGGGTTGAACCTTCTTCTCGAGGGGTTGATGCAACCATTGCACCAATCCCCGACTCAGACAATATTTTTGAAAGCAAAAAGATAAGGACAACGACAGGTATCCCTGAAACTACACCAGTGTACTTCACTGAAGCCGATAGTAGCATTGAATTAGAAAACGAAGAAGAATTGCAAAGAGCTCACAGCCAATCATTTGTAACACCACAAAATAACTTACGTCAAGGTAAACAAATCAACTTAGAGGAATCTAAAACAACTGTTAAGAAGCCTTCCGAAGAATTGGAAGCACCCACAGTGTCAGACATATCAACGACGACAGTACAAACTACAGCTCAACCTAGTACCACGATAAAAGAAGAAGTTTATACAGTTACGCCAACTTCTGACGTATTCACTTCCCCAGAGAGCGACAAAACATCTGATTTCAACTGGCCCACTACTTTTGAGTATTGGCAAAGCACCGTTATAGACCCGATAACCTTGAATGATGGTCTAAGTCCGTCGGCTCAAGAACAAGGAGTATCACAAATCGCAAGACAAACAAACGCTTGGGCTCAAAACACTCTAACGACGCCAGCAACAGAAACGAAAACAAGCGAACAAGCGGTATCTTCGTCAGTCTTTTACGAATCTACTACACCAAGAAACGTTAAAGAAGAAAGAGCAGGGAAATTAGTTAAAGACCCTACTTCTACGGAGCCTGCACAAGATATAACAACTATTGCTGATACTGTAGTAGAGAAAGCTAAGGAAATCATGGGTGGAATGAATGCTACAACAACGGAAAAACTCATGAACGTTATGAAAAAGACGAAGTCAAAAACAGTGAGGAGACTAATCCTTTTATTGGTGCAAACTTGTGATGATGACCATAATACAACGGCGGAAGCTTCTAAGAAAGCGCTACTCGAAGCTCTAATGGCGGTATCACAGAAAGATATGGACGAAATCACGAAAGAAGAAAGCGCGGAGGATCTTTCTACAACAGTCGCTGATATCGAAGTCAAAAACTACAAGAGGAGCGATAAAGTCGCTGCTCTAGAAGAAATAAGGCCCAAACAATTCGAAAGGAGGGGAAAAAGCATTAATTTCGATCCTTCCGCCATCAACTCGTTAT
- the LOC134740988 gene encoding mucin-2 isoform X1, producing the protein MRRRWNGCEMTRAVLIFTLLAISASSCDGARRAQRRKDTARAELPSAAPSAETLTALAQAMGAAGFEHREGRTLVKRLIPADSQPDLDLVEHQGVIGKAGVDFPAYPSIPNTGFNCKNVPTGYYADLETDCQVFHICDTSRKISFLCPNGTIFSQSHLICDWWFKVNCASAPALYESSAEYYSNEQKKSQKITQSLSKNIDLQQIADNSARAESRRSSVNVPSTTERLQRHRQRLQTEAPKATARSFHAFFAEVNPTLKTETTTNIDKRRRNLVQLIANNFGNAPARTTLPTYTESSTYRSDKAAGDYNSLKEMQVAAETASFTNNKNRQYLQDAYNKNYRPYPVYTPNLPNHQPLKLSKPKSNPTLTTLYNFRDKTLNNQGAKEVTITTKRPTLLPYTKSYSTTFNDRREPYTRPGISSLKEFLERERNKTLAPSTTEKVSQVTDRSDQFTQNVENTVSIVPKNNFESVTKIPQTTRNQYYVEPASDRISTVNLNQITTEPSYQERRERLLKKLNLERFQPTEPTVPTTLTEKYYGDLPNRPGLLVPPSLTPKTLHTLAIYYATALDNLSTTASPEEASEASTPTYEDYGAMEDALPALFSQHTINKYSKLFGHGTETSELLEDIKLDPNGTYNELADDLAVQQSQNPLATSPQIRELAQVFTHALSAYLQDPVQFRKVLSDIRPTHPSFGDMLSTTEESYNTEPTTTVNEDDDEILGFSDDNKVRSPFVSLRDGKSLNIATDYPAVSDDAGTTPSTINTEFVSTTVQPTTPKSPFRCCGRISASYTTASTPFARNTTPFSFTNTVASNVNTLANDSTDYTVTTTEDNYLGQRYGGFQNNSNNSPYGKEVLQTNAKPLTEYVEVTNLPSAWGVEPSSRGVDATIAPIPDSDNIFESKKIRTTTGIPETTPVYFTEADSSIELENEEELQRAHSQSFVTPQNNLRQGKQINLEESKTTVKKPSEELEAPTVSDISTTTVQTTAQPSTTIKEEVYTVTPTSDVFTSPESDKTSDFNWPTTFEYWQSTVIDPITLNDGLSPSAQEQGVSQIARQTNAWAQNTLTTPATETKTSEQAVSSSVFYESTTPRNVKEERAGKLVKDPTSTEPAQDITTIADTVVEKAKEIMGGMNATTTEKLMNVMKKTKSKTVRRLILLLVQTCDDDHNTTAEASKKALLEALMAVSQKDMDEITKEESAEDLSTTVADIEVKNYKRSDKVAALEEIRPKQFERRGKSINFDPSAINSLSSPSTTTTENIKTTTEFYTETTQAPRTTTTSRRGVKKFLVRTTPVEQKTTKSPVVDNPIAEARVAPPNEGPKTPADTRALELLRSLYTIAARWG; encoded by the exons ATGCGGCGGAGGTGGAACGGTTGCGAGATGACGCGAGCTGTGCTGATATTCACATTGCTGGCAATTT cAGCCAGCAGTTGCGATGGGGCGCGACGAGCGCAACGGAGAAAG GACACGGCCCGAGCTGAGCTGCCGTCAGCGGCTCCGAGTGCGGAAACTCTGACAGCTCTCGCACAAGCAATGGGCGCTGCTGGCTTTGAGCATCGCGAAGGTCGAACCTTGGTCAAGCGGCTCATCCCAGCTGACTCGCAGCCCGATTTGGATTTAGTGGAACATCAAG GAGTAATTGGCAAGGCGGGCGTAGACTTCCCAGCATACCCGAGCATCCCGAACACCGGCTTCAACTGCAAGAACGTGCCGACTGGTTACTACGCCGACCTGGAGACCGACTGCCAG GTGTTCCACATCTGCGACACGTCCCGCAAGATATCCTTCCTCTGCCCGAACGGTACCATCTTCAGCCAGTCGCACCTCATCTGTGACTGGTGGTTCAAGGTGAACTGCGCCTCCGCGCCTGCCCTCTATGAGTCCAGCGCCGAGTACTACTCCAACGAGCAAAAGAAATCTCAAAAGATCACCCAAAGTCTTAGCAAGAATATTGACCTCCAGCAAATTGCTGACAACAGCGCCAGGGCCGAATCTAGGAGGTCGTCGGTGAATGTCCCTAGTACAACTGAGAGACTGCAAAGACACAGGCAAAGATTACAAACTGAGGCACCTAAAGCAACCGCTAGAAGCTTTCATGCTTTCTTTGCTGAAGTTAACCCAACGTTGAAGACTGAAACCACGACAAACATCGACAAAAGAAGGAGAAACCTCGTGCAGTTGATAGCCAACAATTTTGGTAACGCACCTGCCAGGACTACCCTGCCTACTTACACGGAGTCGTCGACTTATAGAAGTGATAAGGCCGCAGGAGACTACAACAGCCTTAAGGAGATGCAAGTCGCAGCGGAGACTGCTTCGTTCACTAATAACAAAAATAGGCAATACTTACAAGATGCATACAATAAGAACTATCGCCCCTATCCAGTTTACACGCCCAATCTTCCCAACCACCAACCGCTCAAACTTAGCAAACCCAAAAGCAATCCTACTTTGACTACATTGTACAATTTTAGAGATAAAACTTTGAACAATCAAGGTGCTAAAGAAGTGACTATTACTACAAAACGACCAACCCTCTTACCCTACACGAAGAGTTATTCTACTACTTTCAATGACAGACGCGAACCTTACACGAGACCTGGAATATCTTCCCTGAAGGAATTTCTTGAAAGGGAAAGAAATAAGACTTTAGCGCCCAGTACTACGGAGAAGGTTTCTCAAGTTACAGATAGAAGTGATCAGTTTACTCAGAATGTAGAGAACACAGTGTCCATAGTACCGAAAAATAATTTCGAATCCGTAACCAAAATCCCACAAACAACAAGGAACCAGTACTATGTTGAACCCGCCAGCGACAGGATCTCAACTGTTAATCTCAACCAGATAACTACGGAACCGTCATACCAAGAGCGGAGGGAAAGGTTATTGAAGAAACTGAATTTAGAAAGATTCCAGCCAACTGAACCTACCGTTCCGACTACGCTCACTGAGAAATATTACGGCGACCTTCCAAATAGACCAGGTCTTCTCGTTCCACCGTCTCTAACTCCAAAGACTTTACACACTCTGGCTATCTACTACGCAACGGCTTTAGATAATCTGTCCACGACTGCATCTCCTGAAGAGGCTAGCGAAGCCAGCACACCGACATATGAAGACTATGGCGCCATGGAGGACGCTTTGCCAGCTCTGTTTAGCCAGCACACAATTAATAAATACAGCAAACTTTTTGGCCATGGTACAGAAACATCTGAATTATTAGAAGATATTAAACTAGACCCCAATGGTACGTACAATGAATTGGCCGATGACTTGGCTGTGCAGCAAAGTCAAAATCCTCTTGCTACCTCGCCTCAAATTAGGGAATTAGCTCAAGTATTCACACACGCATTATCGGCTTATTTGCAAGACCCTGTTCAATTTAGAAAAGTGCTTTCGGATATTCGTCCAACCCACCCATCTTTCGGTGACATGCTATCAACGACTGAAGAATCTTACAACACTGAGCCGACCACTACAGTCAAcgaagatgatgatgagataTTAGGATTTTCCGACGACAATAAAGTTAGGTCACCGTTTGTTTCTCTACGAGACGGCAAATCTCTGAATATTGCCACGGATTATCCGGCAGTATCAGACGACGCAGGGACCACACCCAGCACAATTAACACTGAATTTGTATCGACGACTGTGCAACCAACGACGCCTAAAAGTCCCTTCAGATGTTGCGGAAGAATATCAGCGTCTTACACTACTGCCTCTACTCCGTTTGCTCGTAACACCACTCCCTTCTCATTTACTAATACGGTTGCATCTAACGTAAACACTTTGGCAAACGACAGTACTGATTACACAGTAACCACAACGGAAGATAACTACTTGGGACAAAGATACGGTGGATTCCAAAACAACTCTAACAATTCTCCTTATGGTAAAGAGGTCTTACAAACTAATGCGAAACCTTTGACTGAGTACGTTGAAGTAACAAATCTGCCTTCTGCCTGGGGGGTTGAACCTTCTTCTCGAGGGGTTGATGCAACCATTGCACCAATCCCCGACTCAGACAATATTTTTGAAAGCAAAAAGATAAGGACAACGACAGGTATCCCTGAAACTACACCAGTGTACTTCACTGAAGCCGATAGTAGCATTGAATTAGAAAACGAAGAAGAATTGCAAAGAGCTCACAGCCAATCATTTGTAACACCACAAAATAACTTACGTCAAGGTAAACAAATCAACTTAGAGGAATCTAAAACAACTGTTAAGAAGCCTTCCGAAGAATTGGAAGCACCCACAGTGTCAGACATATCAACGACGACAGTACAAACTACAGCTCAACCTAGTACCACGATAAAAGAAGAAGTTTATACAGTTACGCCAACTTCTGACGTATTCACTTCCCCAGAGAGCGACAAAACATCTGATTTCAACTGGCCCACTACTTTTGAGTATTGGCAAAGCACCGTTATAGACCCGATAACCTTGAATGATGGTCTAAGTCCGTCGGCTCAAGAACAAGGAGTATCACAAATCGCAAGACAAACAAACGCTTGGGCTCAAAACACTCTAACGACGCCAGCAACAGAAACGAAAACAAGCGAACAAGCGGTATCTTCGTCAGTCTTTTACGAATCTACTACACCAAGAAACGTTAAAGAAGAAAGAGCAGGGAAATTAGTTAAAGACCCTACTTCTACGGAGCCTGCACAAGATATAACAACTATTGCTGATACTGTAGTAGAGAAAGCTAAGGAAATCATGGGTGGAATGAATGCTACAACAACGGAAAAACTCATGAACGTTATGAAAAAGACGAAGTCAAAAACAGTGAGGAGACTAATCCTTTTATTGGTGCAAACTTGTGATGATGACCATAATACAACGGCGGAAGCTTCTAAGAAAGCGCTACTCGAAGCTCTAATGGCGGTATCACAGAAAGATATGGACGAAATCACGAAAGAAGAAAGCGCGGAGGATCTTTCTACAACAGTCGCTGATATCGAAGTCAAAAACTACAAGAGGAGCGATAAAGTCGCTGCTCTAGAAGAAATAAGGCCCAAACAATTCGAAAGGAGGGGAAAAAGCATTAATTTCGATCCTTCCGCCATCAACTCGTTAT